DNA from Prunus persica cultivar Lovell chromosome G6, Prunus_persica_NCBIv2, whole genome shotgun sequence:
AGAAGTATTATCAATAGAATGTCCCTTCCTAGTCAAGGAATTTGCTACCATATTAGTTTCTCCATAGATATGCTGAAAACAACATATCATGTAcgttattcttttttatatatataaaagaatatTATATAACTTTAGTAAAGATGTTTATTGGATGGAAGTGGTAGTAGGAAGGGACAAAGGAATATTTTGACAATGCAGGTTCGTTGTTCGTTCTGTACAAATTTGGAAGTTGGCAACTAACATTAAAGGCTGCCATTCATTACGAGGTAACCGTGATGATCTAACCAGTGTTTTAAAATTGGTGTGCCATTCatttatattcaatttcaaGTATACAAACATTACCAAACaaatggaaaatgaaaacttaaaaCGAATAATGgcaaggggaaaaaaaacaaaaaattgacaaagctAACGCAGTaggtttttcttgtttttaattttctatttatgaTAATTTGTTTTATGCGTTTGTGGAGTAGGAATGCACTTGATGAGTTGATTCGATTCTTGTAAATAGGTATGTTATCAGTTGTATCGATCATTGTTTATCAGTTCATATAAGATATTCTAATAGGAATTTGATTCAAGGATTGCTTTCGGACATCCCAATTTGCTAGATGAGACACATGTAAGTTGTAACACATCTAGATCGTAAACTCTAAATCCAATCAATTGGTATATAAAGAATTAGACTACACTAATGCCGGGGCTTTTATATTGGCATGATTAATTTGTGATTAGATTCATAATAATTCGTGATCAAACTCATCAATTAATCTGTTTTTGCCCAACATATATAGAGATAAATATGTAACTTAATCAAAATTTCCAGCCAGCTTTGCATCATATGCAGGCAGCAAAGcattacaattttttatttatcagtacataaaaacataaatatggaAGCAACAACCCTTTACTTTGACCTGACAATTTCTTCTTTCATGGCCAGGGAGAGAGCACTAAGACAGCCCCCACTCTCCACTCTCACCCCTGGCATGGCAATTGCTCTGCTCCCTACAAAACCATCTTCCCCTATACTTATCTTTCCAAACTTAACTTTTCCTTCATCACCTTCATATATGTGCCCAAACAAAAGAGCATCTCTTCCCACACATCCACCTCTCTCAATCTCCACCATTTCTGGGTTCAAAAGTGCTCCCATGCTGTCTACATAAGCTCCTTGGTCCAGCTCAATCTCTGAACCCATTAGCTTCATCCACAGGACAAAGAAAATGGACCCACTTGTCATTTCCATGAAGTAGCTTCCAACTAGAGTTCTGAAGGCCTGCCATGTAGTGTCCAAAAACACCCCTATGCTCCAAATGTGCACAGCTTcgccttctttcttctttcctacCAATAACCATTTAGCCACAACACAAGCTAAACCAGCCAAACAACCTgaagaaacccaaaacaatGGAAACAACCAATGCAGAGGGAGTTTTTGAGCATCCTTCAAGTAAAGAGTCCAGTTCAGAGGAGCATAGATTACTAGCCCCAGCAGGAAATGAGGTAGCACGATCTGCAGTAAAGGTTGAGCAAAAGTGGCCCACAGAGTCTGAAACAATGTTCTTTCCAGGGTCACTTTATGTGCGTCGTTTTTCTTCAATGCTGCTGCCATTGGACAACCAGAAAGGTCTACTTTGACATCAGACTGCTGTAGGAAGATCTTCCAAGCCTCCGGAAGGGGTTCACCATTCCTCAGGTGCTGGCATATCTCATAGATCAATGAACGTCCATGATCAATTGAAGCACTCTGGGAGCATGACGAAGCCCGGATGACATCCACTTCATGGCATTGAAGAAAAGGATTAAAGTCCAGCTGTTCTGATTCTTCTGCAGATAGCATCTGGTTGATGTTAATCTCTCCAACATCAATATATGGGAACTCAGCATCATTCCATGGTTTTGTGCAGTCAAGTGCAATGTCACGGGCACTTTCATCATGTGGAACTGGCCGGACTTGTAACTGGAATACATAACGAACACCACCTTGGTCATTTACGCGGCTTTTGAAATCTTTTGCAAGGAAAAGTAGAGGGCGAGTATCCTTATCATCCCTCGGAATTGCACCTGTATCAGGTGGAAGAATCCCAATGGGCTCTACCTTACCAGCTTCCTCACTAATATTCTCATCAGAAGGCCTCAACTTGAATTTTACATACATTTCTTGTCCATCTGTGAACCGGAACAGCCTGCATATATTTGAGTAGTAATGCAGCTCAGCATATGAGTTTGCATGGCGCAGGGATGTCCATACTGCATCACGCACATGCGGGGCTCGCTTAACATACTCCTCCCTTGCAGCAAGCCCACAGACTAGCCATGTCGCAAAATCTGCAATTGTGCGGGCATAGAATGCCTTTCCTGTCTTCAGTGTCAGGTCAAACAGTGCAGAGTCATTAGTTTCGTCTGAAAGTATTCGTATAGCTGCACCACGTGCATCAATCCTTGCATCATCATCAGCGCTCAAGCTATTGCTGTGCCGGATTATGACAGGGTAGCTCTTTCCAGGGCAGAAGATCTTGTGGTCTGGCAAGCCTTTGATGTTGTCATAAATCTTCAAGTATCCCTTCCCACTAACACCAATTCGATGGAAATATCTTGACTCAACCTTCAGAGTTGTGGCAGCCAAATTTGCAGCAAGATTACCAActattttcttatattttatgtCCATCTCTTCTATTCTGTCATCCAACGAATGCATGGTGTTCTTGATCATGATTGGAATTTGAGATCCAATGTAAACACCACCTGCTTGGAGCACTGAATTCACTGGTGCAACTGAAAGTGCACCAAGAATAACATCTTGCTGAATAACTGAACCAGGAAGGACTACGCTTTCACTCCCAACTACTGAATTATCCTGCACCTCAATTTTCCCACTAATAAACCCATTGAAGGAATAAAACCCAGCAATAATCCGACTGAAATCACCAAGATGGACACCAGAACCGAGTGAAATCAATTTTGGGTCTGAAATTGGATTGATGGCCCTGATAGAACAATGTTTCCCAACCTTTGCACCCAGAAGCCGCAAGTACATGCAGAAGGCTTCTGTTCCAGACAGGAGCTTAGCAAATCTAAGGTGGCAGGCAATGGTGATTCGGTGGCATAGCCAAGTTCTGAAATGGGATGTCTTTTTGTCTTGTTTACTAGAAATAAAATGGGTCAAAGCACTTGTGAGGAAGCTGAGTACTAGGCCATAAGATAAATAAGCAACAGCCATCGAGATGGATAAGTAAATTATGTTTGATGGCACATCAGAAAACATGATGGCATATGCTATGATGGTGTAAGGCATCCAGTGAAAGGCCCCAAATATGCAAGAAAATGCAAATTCTTGAGGGGAAAGAGGCTTTTGAGACATCCAAATGTAGACTAAGTACACAACAGAAGCTGAGAGAGTACCGAGCAACCCAACTATGTAGATGCCTATGAACTGGTAAATGGCCTCATCTTGAGTTTCCATTGTAACATTTGGCAGCATTTTACCCTGAAATCATGTAAAGAAAACAATTGAGTTGATATCAGTTCTAAGTTTGACTGCATGAAAACGCATTCgcaaattgataaaaataaactaGATGTCAAATATGTACATATCAACATAAGCAACTCCATAGGTGACAAgacaaccaagaaaaaaaaaagaaaaaagaaaaaaaaaggctccACTAActagaattgaaattatttaaaaatttaatcttCTATTGGTCCATTTCCAATTTCGAAGAGTACCTTATGTTATGTTGGAGATATAAACGATAATGCCTAGTAGTGGACCGCGTGtttatacatttatttaaagaagaAGTTTCTCattatgaaagaaaaagtCTCTGAAGATATTGTAGTGTATAATACATGCAGCTAAATGTAaataaaagaaggaaatagCCCACGAGCCTTAACCCAGTTTGCATGGTTGGGATAGGTTAAAGGGTAGAACCTGGGTTTGATTTCTCCTTGtaacaaaactaaaactaaaactgaagaTTGTTGACAAGGTTCCATGAGTCTTTGCAATTTCAAAACAATCATGATTTTAGAACAAAATAACTTAGCATTCATTATGGTTGGATTAAAATGCAAACGAAATGGCACTTACATTCTGAAGATTTTTAGCCTTGACAACAGATTTGCTTCCACATTTTTGTAAGGCCATTACCTCATCCTCTTCTCCCAAAATAGTTCCCTTTTGGACAACTGAGTAGGGGCCAACTGATGAGTGTTGTCCAATTCTTATTGGGAGGAAGCTTAAGACTCCATTCTTCACTTCATGACTTTGAATCAAAGCTCCTTCTGCGATCACAGCTCCATCTCCAATTGAAACCAGAGATGGGTCTGTTATGTCAACTGTATCAAGCAAAACTGAGGATCCAATCCTAGCTCCAAGCATCTCAAACCAATACTTGAGGAACACAGTTCCTCGCAGATGCTCCGCCATAACTTTGGAAGCAACTTCGTGGGCCTTGTAAAGAGCCCACCACTTAACAAAATCCATTGACCAGATCGAAACTTCAGCGTTCAGGGCATAGTTTGGCTTTAAGAAAGAATTCCCCAAGAAAGCTATTGAAACACAGGTAGAAAGTATGCAAAAGATCCAAGCAAGGGGAGCAAAAGTGAGAAGGGTCAAATAATCTAAATAGGGAATTCCTTCTACCAACGTATGGGTAGCTGAGGCACAACTCATAAAAGCAGAAACTGATAGATATGCAGGAATGGACAGCATAAGAGCAACATAAATAAGAGCCAGAAGTTGGAATAACGAGATAACCAAGTGATGAGTC
Protein-coding regions in this window:
- the LOC109949510 gene encoding uncharacterized protein LOC109949510, coding for MISLTGKNQKSKARWPNLPWLHTDSWIKNSKNVVVEGIADEFEPQGDDVCFLQFTSGSTGDAKGVMITHGGLIHNVKLMRKRYKSTSKTVLVSWLPQYHDMGLIGGLFTALVSGGTAILFSPLTFIRNPLLWLQIMSKYQATHSAGPNFAFELVVRRLESDNKRKFDLSSMTFLMVAAEPVRQKTVKRFVELTHPFGLSQEVMAPGYGLAENCVFVSCAYGEGKPIMVDWQGRVCCGYVNPDDEDVNIRIVDPESGEELKEAGKEGEIWISSPSAGIGYWGREELSQKTYRNKLPDHPGRNYTRTGDLGRVIDRKLFITGRIKDLIIVAGRNIYSADVEKTVESASELVRPGCCAVIPVPVEILSTKGITVSDSSDQVGLVVIAEVRDGKPVGKDVVEQIQARVAEEHGVSVASVKMIRPKTISKTTSGKIKRFECLQQFTDGTLNVVPEPIITQRRLLRSFTTGTCKEGITPRPQLVRSSPPPSPKLSNKEIVDFLKRLVSEQTGISINKISNTESLVSYGIDSIGVVRAAQKLSDFLGIPVGAVDIFTATCIADLASFSENLVMNSQPQLLTTPSNVPQPDTGIDSAELVMEIPETHHLVISLFQLLALIYVALMLSIPAYLSVSAFMSCASATHTLVEGIPYLDYLTLLTFAPLAWIFCILSTCVSIAFLGNSFLKPNYALNAEVSIWSMDFVKWWALYKAHEVASKVMAEHLRGTVFLKYWFEMLGARIGSSVLLDTVDITDPSLVSIGDGAVIAEGALIQSHEVKNGVLSFLPIRIGQHSSVGPYSVVQKGTILGEEDEVMALQKCGSKSVVKAKNLQNGKMLPNVTMETQDEAIYQFIGIYIVGLLGTLSASVVYLVYIWMSQKPLSPQEFAFSCIFGAFHWMPYTIIAYAIMFSDVPSNIIYLSISMAVAYLSYGLVLSFLTSALTHFISSKQDKKTSHFRTWLCHRITIACHLRFAKLLSGTEAFCMYLRLLGAKVGKHCSIRAINPISDPKLISLGSGVHLGDFSRIIAGFYSFNGFISGKIEVQDNSVVGSESVVLPGSVIQQDVILGALSVAPVNSVLQAGGVYIGSQIPIMIKNTMHSLDDRIEEMDIKYKKIVGNLAANLAATTLKVESRYFHRIGVSGKGYLKIYDNIKGLPDHKIFCPGKSYPVIIRHSNSLSADDDARIDARGAAIRILSDETNDSALFDLTLKTGKAFYARTIADFATWLVCGLAAREEYVKRAPHVRDAVWTSLRHANSYAELHYYSNICRLFRFTDGQEMYVKFKLRPSDENISEEAGKVEPIGILPPDTGAIPRDDKDTRPLLFLAKDFKSRVNDQGGVRYVFQLQVRPVPHDESARDIALDCTKPWNDAEFPYIDVGEININQMLSAEESEQLDFNPFLQCHEVDVIRASSCSQSASIDHGRSLIYEICQHLRNGEPLPEAWKIFLQQSDVKVDLSGCPMAAALKKNDAHKVTLERTLFQTLWATFAQPLLQIVLPHFLLGLVIYAPLNWTLYLKDAQKLPLHWLFPLFWVSSGCLAGLACVVAKWLLVGKKKEGEAVHIWSIGVFLDTTWQAFRTLVGSYFMEMTSGSIFFVLWMKLMGSEIELDQGAYVDSMGALLNPEMVEIERGGCVGRDALLFGHIYEGDEGKVKFGKISIGEDGFVGSRAIAMPGVRVESGGCLSALSLAMKEEIVRSK